A region of Vitis vinifera cultivar Pinot Noir 40024 chromosome 13, ASM3070453v1 DNA encodes the following proteins:
- the LOC100265515 gene encoding protein EMB-1: protein MASQKERSQLDAKARQGETVVPGGTGGKSLEAQEHLAEGRSRGGQTRKEQLGTEGYHEMGRKGGLSTGDQSGGERAEEEGIPIDESKSRTKSEIK, encoded by the exons atggcaTCACAGAAGGAGAGATCTCAACTCGACGCCAAAGCAAGGCAGGGCGAGACCGTGGTACCTGGAGGTACTGGTGGGAAGAGCCTCGAAGCCCAGGAACACCTCGCTGAAG GGAGGAGCCGAGGGGGGCAGACGAGGAAGGAGCAGCTGGGGACAGAAGGGTATCATGAGATGGGTCGAAAGGGCGGGCTGAGCACCGGAGACCAGTCTGGTGGAGAGCGTGCGGAGGAGGAAGGGATTCCGATTGACGAGTCCAAGTCCAGGACCAAGAGCGAAATCAAATGA
- the LOC100263962 gene encoding protein SLE2 isoform X2, which produces MASRQENRAELDAKARQGQTVVPGGTGGGSLEAQEHLAEGWSRGGQARKEQIGREGYQEMGRKGGLSTVDQSGGERAEQEGIPIDESKFRTKT; this is translated from the exons ATGGCATCACGGCAGGAGAACAGGGCTGAGCTCGACGCCAAAGCAAGGCAAGGCCAGACGGTGGTGCCCGGAGGAACCGGCGGAGGGAGTCTAGAAGCCCAGGAGCACCTCGCCGAAGGTTG GAGCCGAGGAGGACAGGCGAGGAAGGAGCAGATTGGGAGGGAGGGGTACCAGGAGATGGGGCGGAAGGGCGGGCTGAGCACCGTGGACCAGAGCGGCGGAGAGCGTGCGGAGCAGGAAGGGATCCCTATCGACGAGTCCAAGTTCAGGACCAAGACTTGA
- the LOC100263962 gene encoding protein SLE2 isoform X1 has product MASRQENRAELDAKARQGQTVVPGGTGGGSLEAQEHLAEGRSRGGQARKEQIGREGYQEMGRKGGLSTVDQSGGERAEQEGIPIDESKFRTKT; this is encoded by the exons ATGGCATCACGGCAGGAGAACAGGGCTGAGCTCGACGCCAAAGCAAGGCAAGGCCAGACGGTGGTGCCCGGAGGAACCGGCGGAGGGAGTCTAGAAGCCCAGGAGCACCTCGCCGAAG GTAGGAGCCGAGGAGGACAGGCGAGGAAGGAGCAGATTGGGAGGGAGGGGTACCAGGAGATGGGGCGGAAGGGCGGGCTGAGCACCGTGGACCAGAGCGGCGGAGAGCGTGCGGAGCAGGAAGGGATCCCTATCGACGAGTCCAAGTTCAGGACCAAGACTTGA